A window from Hemicordylus capensis ecotype Gifberg chromosome 2, rHemCap1.1.pri, whole genome shotgun sequence encodes these proteins:
- the LOC128347698 gene encoding zinc finger protein 883-like isoform X2, whose translation MAAAEPAQELDTPEEEDKEENEEGERTLCLPGPGQGPLTNDAEEEEEEDCAASPGSENEEDNPEVVESLLPLPRVCKRSMSLDIKGREARETQEKSYFGEKWTRTPPYMEILGSTQESVIHQGPSTHNKERGKILKARPSNLIARQRLHGSKKLHRCADCGRSFGIFSNLIRHQRTHIGEKPYKCPDCGKGFGHSSALITHRRIHTGEKPYMCNECGKSFNVVSNLLRHQRSHTGEKPYQCPDCGRCCSQRSHLITHRRLHTGERPYQCLECGKSFNVSSDLIKHRRIHTGEKPYECCYCGKRFSGSSNLITHQRLHTGEKPYICPECGKSFTISSKLIAHQRIHTVEKPYDCTDCGKSFTERPRLTRHQQSPYHREKRFKCADCGKSFTTSSYLITHQRTHTGETPYICGDCGKSFTVISNLARHQRIHTGEKPYQCPDCGRSYSQRAHLTTHLRVHTGEKPYVCSECGKSFNVNSSLTKHRRIHTGEKPYMCPDCGKMFSQSSNVITHRKLHHGDSLLGGPVRVLQIK comes from the exons atggcTGCTGCAGAGCCGGCTCAG GAGCTGGACACACCTGAAGAGGAGGACAAAGAAGAAAACGAAGAAGGGGAGAGAACATTGTGTTTGCCTGGCCCTGGTCAAGGACCCCTCACAAATGatgctgaagaggaggaggaagaggactgtgcagcatccccag GCAGCGAGAATGAAGAAGATAATCCAGAGGTTGTGGAGTCTCTCCTGCCCTTGCCCAGAGTCTGCAAAAGAAGCATGTCCCTGGATATTAAGGGAAGGGAAGCCCGAGAGACGCAAGAGAAAAGCTACTTTGGAGAGAAGTGGACTAGAACCCCTCCCTACATGGAAATCCTTGGGAGCACTCAAGAATCTGTGATCCACCAGGGACCCAGCACCCATAACAAGGAGCGTGGGAAGATCTTGAAGGCCAGGCCCTCCAACCTCATTGCCCGGCAGAGACTTCATGGGAGCAAGAAGCTCCACCGGTGTGCTGACTGTGGGAGAAGCTTTGGTATCTTCTCAAACCTCATCCGCCACCAGAGGACCCACATTGGGGAGAAACCCTACAAGTGTCCCGATTGTGGGAAAGGGTTTGGCCACAGCTCGGCCCTTATCACTCACCGGcggatccacactggggagaagccgtACATGTGCAacgagtgtgggaaaagcttcaatgTGGTGTCCAATCTTCTCCGCCATCAGAGGAGTCACACGGGAGAAAAGCCTTACCAGTGCCCTGACTGCGGGCGTTGTTGCAGCCAAAGGTCACACCTGATCACTCACCGGCGCCTCCACACGGGGGAAAGGCCTTACCAGTGCCTGGAATGTGGCAAGAGCTTCAATGTCAGCTCTGACCTGATCAAGCATCGGAGAATCCACACGGGCGAGAAGCCTTACGAGTGCTGCTACTGTGGGAAGCGCTTCAGCGGCAGCTCCAACCTCATCACGCATCAGAGgctccacacaggggagaagccctaCATCTGCCCCGAGTGTGGCAAAAGCTTCACCATCAGCTCCAAGCTGATCgcacatcagagaatccacactgtgGAAAAACCCTACGATTGCACCgactgtgggaagagcttcactgaACGGCCCCGCCTGACCAGGCACCAGCAGAGTCCCTACCACCGCGAGAAGCGCTTCAAGTGTGCCGACTGCGGGAAGAGTTTCACCACCAGCTCCTATCTCATCACCCACCAGCGCACACATACGGGAGAGACGCCTTACATCTGTGGGGACTGTGGTAAAAGTTTCACAGTCATCTCTAACCTGGCCAGGCATCAGAGGATCCACACGGGTGAGAAACCCTATCAGTGCCCAGACTGTGGAAGGAGCTACAGCCAACGGGCCCACCTAACAACACATCTGCGagtccacactggggagaagccttATGTCTGTTCtgaatgtgggaaaagcttcaatgTAAACTCGTCCCTCACTAAACACCGGAGAATCCAcacagg
- the LOC128347698 gene encoding zinc finger protein 883-like isoform X3 gives MPQPEGEEASWGLHLQCTEETESPRGSNGPHEDNSWDSQKVFVSSPCSVSSHPGSENEEDNPEVVESLLPLPRVCKRSMSLDIKGREARETQEKSYFGEKWTRTPPYMEILGSTQESVIHQGPSTHNKERGKILKARPSNLIARQRLHGSKKLHRCADCGRSFGIFSNLIRHQRTHIGEKPYKCPDCGKGFGHSSALITHRRIHTGEKPYMCNECGKSFNVVSNLLRHQRSHTGEKPYQCPDCGRCCSQRSHLITHRRLHTGERPYQCLECGKSFNVSSDLIKHRRIHTGEKPYECCYCGKRFSGSSNLITHQRLHTGEKPYICPECGKSFTISSKLIAHQRIHTVEKPYDCTDCGKSFTERPRLTRHQQSPYHREKRFKCADCGKSFTTSSYLITHQRTHTGETPYICGDCGKSFTVISNLARHQRIHTGEKPYQCPDCGRSYSQRAHLTTHLRVHTGEKPYVCSECGKSFNVNSSLTKHRRIHTGEKPYMCPDCGKMFSQSSNVITHRKLHHGDSLLGGPVRVLQIK, from the exons ATGCCCCAACCAGAAGGGGAAGAAGCATCGTGGGGTCTGCACCTCCAGTGCACAGAGGAAACAGAGAGCCCAAGAGGAAGCAATGGTCCCCATGAAGACAACAGCTGGGATTCCCAAAAAGTCTTTGTGAGCTCTCCTTGCTCAGTCTCGTCACACCCAG GCAGCGAGAATGAAGAAGATAATCCAGAGGTTGTGGAGTCTCTCCTGCCCTTGCCCAGAGTCTGCAAAAGAAGCATGTCCCTGGATATTAAGGGAAGGGAAGCCCGAGAGACGCAAGAGAAAAGCTACTTTGGAGAGAAGTGGACTAGAACCCCTCCCTACATGGAAATCCTTGGGAGCACTCAAGAATCTGTGATCCACCAGGGACCCAGCACCCATAACAAGGAGCGTGGGAAGATCTTGAAGGCCAGGCCCTCCAACCTCATTGCCCGGCAGAGACTTCATGGGAGCAAGAAGCTCCACCGGTGTGCTGACTGTGGGAGAAGCTTTGGTATCTTCTCAAACCTCATCCGCCACCAGAGGACCCACATTGGGGAGAAACCCTACAAGTGTCCCGATTGTGGGAAAGGGTTTGGCCACAGCTCGGCCCTTATCACTCACCGGcggatccacactggggagaagccgtACATGTGCAacgagtgtgggaaaagcttcaatgTGGTGTCCAATCTTCTCCGCCATCAGAGGAGTCACACGGGAGAAAAGCCTTACCAGTGCCCTGACTGCGGGCGTTGTTGCAGCCAAAGGTCACACCTGATCACTCACCGGCGCCTCCACACGGGGGAAAGGCCTTACCAGTGCCTGGAATGTGGCAAGAGCTTCAATGTCAGCTCTGACCTGATCAAGCATCGGAGAATCCACACGGGCGAGAAGCCTTACGAGTGCTGCTACTGTGGGAAGCGCTTCAGCGGCAGCTCCAACCTCATCACGCATCAGAGgctccacacaggggagaagccctaCATCTGCCCCGAGTGTGGCAAAAGCTTCACCATCAGCTCCAAGCTGATCgcacatcagagaatccacactgtgGAAAAACCCTACGATTGCACCgactgtgggaagagcttcactgaACGGCCCCGCCTGACCAGGCACCAGCAGAGTCCCTACCACCGCGAGAAGCGCTTCAAGTGTGCCGACTGCGGGAAGAGTTTCACCACCAGCTCCTATCTCATCACCCACCAGCGCACACATACGGGAGAGACGCCTTACATCTGTGGGGACTGTGGTAAAAGTTTCACAGTCATCTCTAACCTGGCCAGGCATCAGAGGATCCACACGGGTGAGAAACCCTATCAGTGCCCAGACTGTGGAAGGAGCTACAGCCAACGGGCCCACCTAACAACACATCTGCGagtccacactggggagaagccttATGTCTGTTCtgaatgtgggaaaagcttcaatgTAAACTCGTCCCTCACTAAACACCGGAGAATCCAcacagg
- the LOC128347698 gene encoding zinc finger protein 883-like isoform X1, with product MAAAEPAQELDTPEEEDKEENEEGERTLCLPGPGQGPLTNDAEEEEEEDCAASPGSPSSAGMPQPEGEEASWGLHLQCTEETESPRGSNGPHEDNSWDSQKVFVSSPCSVSSHPGSENEEDNPEVVESLLPLPRVCKRSMSLDIKGREARETQEKSYFGEKWTRTPPYMEILGSTQESVIHQGPSTHNKERGKILKARPSNLIARQRLHGSKKLHRCADCGRSFGIFSNLIRHQRTHIGEKPYKCPDCGKGFGHSSALITHRRIHTGEKPYMCNECGKSFNVVSNLLRHQRSHTGEKPYQCPDCGRCCSQRSHLITHRRLHTGERPYQCLECGKSFNVSSDLIKHRRIHTGEKPYECCYCGKRFSGSSNLITHQRLHTGEKPYICPECGKSFTISSKLIAHQRIHTVEKPYDCTDCGKSFTERPRLTRHQQSPYHREKRFKCADCGKSFTTSSYLITHQRTHTGETPYICGDCGKSFTVISNLARHQRIHTGEKPYQCPDCGRSYSQRAHLTTHLRVHTGEKPYVCSECGKSFNVNSSLTKHRRIHTGEKPYMCPDCGKMFSQSSNVITHRKLHHGDSLLGGPVRVLQIK from the exons atggcTGCTGCAGAGCCGGCTCAG GAGCTGGACACACCTGAAGAGGAGGACAAAGAAGAAAACGAAGAAGGGGAGAGAACATTGTGTTTGCCTGGCCCTGGTCAAGGACCCCTCACAAATGatgctgaagaggaggaggaagaggactgtgcagcatccccag GATCCCCAAGTTCTGCTGGGATGCCCCAACCAGAAGGGGAAGAAGCATCGTGGGGTCTGCACCTCCAGTGCACAGAGGAAACAGAGAGCCCAAGAGGAAGCAATGGTCCCCATGAAGACAACAGCTGGGATTCCCAAAAAGTCTTTGTGAGCTCTCCTTGCTCAGTCTCGTCACACCCAG GCAGCGAGAATGAAGAAGATAATCCAGAGGTTGTGGAGTCTCTCCTGCCCTTGCCCAGAGTCTGCAAAAGAAGCATGTCCCTGGATATTAAGGGAAGGGAAGCCCGAGAGACGCAAGAGAAAAGCTACTTTGGAGAGAAGTGGACTAGAACCCCTCCCTACATGGAAATCCTTGGGAGCACTCAAGAATCTGTGATCCACCAGGGACCCAGCACCCATAACAAGGAGCGTGGGAAGATCTTGAAGGCCAGGCCCTCCAACCTCATTGCCCGGCAGAGACTTCATGGGAGCAAGAAGCTCCACCGGTGTGCTGACTGTGGGAGAAGCTTTGGTATCTTCTCAAACCTCATCCGCCACCAGAGGACCCACATTGGGGAGAAACCCTACAAGTGTCCCGATTGTGGGAAAGGGTTTGGCCACAGCTCGGCCCTTATCACTCACCGGcggatccacactggggagaagccgtACATGTGCAacgagtgtgggaaaagcttcaatgTGGTGTCCAATCTTCTCCGCCATCAGAGGAGTCACACGGGAGAAAAGCCTTACCAGTGCCCTGACTGCGGGCGTTGTTGCAGCCAAAGGTCACACCTGATCACTCACCGGCGCCTCCACACGGGGGAAAGGCCTTACCAGTGCCTGGAATGTGGCAAGAGCTTCAATGTCAGCTCTGACCTGATCAAGCATCGGAGAATCCACACGGGCGAGAAGCCTTACGAGTGCTGCTACTGTGGGAAGCGCTTCAGCGGCAGCTCCAACCTCATCACGCATCAGAGgctccacacaggggagaagccctaCATCTGCCCCGAGTGTGGCAAAAGCTTCACCATCAGCTCCAAGCTGATCgcacatcagagaatccacactgtgGAAAAACCCTACGATTGCACCgactgtgggaagagcttcactgaACGGCCCCGCCTGACCAGGCACCAGCAGAGTCCCTACCACCGCGAGAAGCGCTTCAAGTGTGCCGACTGCGGGAAGAGTTTCACCACCAGCTCCTATCTCATCACCCACCAGCGCACACATACGGGAGAGACGCCTTACATCTGTGGGGACTGTGGTAAAAGTTTCACAGTCATCTCTAACCTGGCCAGGCATCAGAGGATCCACACGGGTGAGAAACCCTATCAGTGCCCAGACTGTGGAAGGAGCTACAGCCAACGGGCCCACCTAACAACACATCTGCGagtccacactggggagaagccttATGTCTGTTCtgaatgtgggaaaagcttcaatgTAAACTCGTCCCTCACTAAACACCGGAGAATCCAcacagg